In Scomber japonicus isolate fScoJap1 chromosome 7, fScoJap1.pri, whole genome shotgun sequence, one genomic interval encodes:
- the fyco1a gene encoding FYVE and coiled-coil domain-containing protein 1: MAAGATVGESQLQRIIRDLHEAVAELAKEYRESGEPITDDSTNLHKFSYKLEYLLQFDQKEKTTFLGTKKDYWDYFTDCLAKIKGANDGIRFVKSIAELKTSLGKGRAFIRYSLVHQRLADTLQQCLMNQRVTSDWYYARSPFLKPHLSVDIINHLYELNEVQFDVASRGYDLDASWPTFARRTLGANSPGHMWKPPSRSSSINSLASTYSQQAPEFPSSLDYGQGLLNDLNESLPACSEDLRLELDQSELKQRELLDKVQQLGNEATELRGVVVELQRQLDVSLAAHGEQQGLQGELRALQGREEALSREVEALRTGEKANEAEQHLLQEKLAAAEGKNIELLAKLDGVLNEKGQQAASYFDSAQKIHELLDRLKEAEKGKMEAVVEAEEKRRLAERLEEELSVKEEAAKDSETKLGALVASMSEEKAKLEVKLEEQCSALDKLQGALTVREKEASNLQRQLQDLQRSLEEKEKEVEEVKNKAQDDQDEMQKNVGGLKKLLEAEVTALKEQLERKEAELTSCCDTRQQLETKNQSLITEKEKLATNLAELEVNIKEQTTKIDDYKTQCGSLMELNEKLLSRVKRNEELKKEMAENRAVLESELATLRASEKQLRSQLDDTKVTVDEKEKRLREENCKLEESMQRTTMAAKLSEATSKRLEQENQTLREEQDTVKAALSRMQADLKSVHGQIGELEKNLGASRKNEVSLQEQVQAKEAQLLSKEKTLTELQSKLIALEATEKELKMAKADAEATCARQTEVIERVTSEKDVMEKSQLERSAVHVKENQEVTGKLTVAESQLEVSMKEVSRLQAEILDLRVRVQRAEEDKLKSQAQLEVTETQRDEFKTLTEQLKAQTEALNQTHVAELLECKKKEEALIEQRDREVAAHAELVISATAVREEVSTLKGENNRLVLENGEIREGLHRANTEMAELGMTICKLSAENEEAREHWAGDAARIEELKKEVERLEEGMTELQQENEKLKEELTHKDNLPGTVTVLEEKLEKTKNQVQSLKHSSREEVEAIKFQMSSENMNHQGQIKSVNEQLDKVKAQLQEELKNVSSLQAKVSELEARNEQYLQLSVEKDAHITKTEATVRESESEIQQLRDAVSSAEGARLAAQNICEELKQKLSTTEADKQNQLLKMTAEIDDLNRTKTNLEERLIELIRDKDALWQKSDALEFEQKLREEERWWLVDKDAKNCLGCQGQFTWYLRRHHCRLCGRIFCYYCSNNYVMTKHSKKKERCCRDCYTQHSAVVERFTEAELSPSDTQPPPPGPGPQPPPEPAPYKPTPRVTVTDPSNTADDGAFDIITEEEVNGVYDSDTTSQTTGGSLEGDQDRRPPGALDIGIGEMTPEDPEEHVPTVQDSEVNLLKSGEITMAVPLSIDDISQFGDGSRELFIKSSCYSVITVAVGDCGQTISWMFSSEPKSISFSVVYRESTDLQVEQSKVLIPLTRCNSHKETIQGQLKVRHAGLYTLIFDNSFSRFISKKVFYHLTMEKPIIYDGSDFP; encoded by the exons ATGGCTGCCGGGGCTACGGTCGGGGAGAGCCAACTCCAGAGGATTATCCGAGATCTACATG AGGCTGTTGCAGAGCTTGCAAAGGAGTACAGGGAAAGTGGAGAGCCAATCACAGATGACAGTACCAACCTGCACAAATTCTCCTACAAACTGGAGTACCTGCTACAG TTTGACCAGAAGGAGAAGACCACGTTTCTTGGTACAAAGAAAGATTATTGGGACTACTTCACTGACTGTTTGGCTAAGATCAAAGGAGCAAATGATGGCATCCGCTTTGTGAAATCAATCGCTGAG CTGAAGACATCTCTGGGGAAGGGGAGAGCTTTTATTCGCTACTCCCTCGTACATCAGCGGCTGGCTGATACACTGCAGCAGTGCCTGATGAACCAGAGAGTCACTAG TGACTGGTACTATGCAAGAAGCCCCTTTTTGAAGCCCCACCTGAGTGTTGACATCATCAACCACCTGTACGAGCTCAATGAAGTCCAGTTTGATGTGGCCTCCAGAGGTTATGACCTTGATGCCTCCTGGCCCACATTTGCAAG GAGGACACTGGGTGCAAACTCACCTGGCCACATGTGGAAACCACCTAGTCGTAGTTCTAGCATTAACAGTCTGGCCAGCACCTACTCCCAG CAAGCACCTGAGTTCCCCTCTAGCCTCGACTATGGTCAGGGTCTATTGAACGACCTGAATGAGTCCCTGCCTGCCTGCAGCGAAGATCTTCGCCTGGAACTGGATCAGTCAGAGCTGAAGCAGCGAGAGCTCCTGGATAAGGTGCAGCAGCTCGGCAATGAGGCCACTGAGCTCAGAGGGGTTGTGGTGGAGCTCCAGAGGCAGTTGGATGTGTCTCTTGCTGCCCATGGGGAGCAGCAGGGCTTGCAGGGAGAACTCAGGGCTCTCCAGGGGAGAGAGGAAGCCCTGTCCAGAGAGGTGGAAGCACTCAGGACTGGAGAAAAGGCCAACGAGGCTGAACAACACCTGCTCCAGGAAAAGCTAGCAGCTGCTGAGGGGAAGAACATAGAGCTCCTGGCCAAGTTGGATGGAGTTCTGAATGAGAAGGGCCAGCAGGCAGCCAGTTACTTTGATTCAGCACAAAAGATACACGAGCTGTTGGACAGATTGAAAGAGGCAGagaagggaaagatggaagctGTAGTtgaggcagaggagaagaggaggctGGCAGAAAGGTTAGAGGAGGAGCTGAGTGTGAAGGAGGAAGCTGCAAAGGATAGTGAAACAAAACTTGGAGCATTAGTTGCATCTATGTCTGAGGAGAAAGCCAAGTTGGAGGTTAAATTGGAGGAGCAGTGCAGTGCCCTTGATAAGCTACAGGGGGCCTTGacagtgagggagaaagaggcCAGCAACCTGCAAAGGCAGCTGCAGGACCTCCAAAGATCTctagaggagaaggagaaagaggtggaggaggtgaaaaATAAGGCACAAGATGATCAAGATGAAATGCAGAAGAATGTTGGAGGCTTAAAAAAGTTGTTAGAAGCAGAAGTCACTGCCCTCAAGGAGCAGCTTGAGAGGAAAGAAGCAGAGCTGACCTCCTGCTGTGATACACGTCAACAGCTAGAAACCAAGAACCAAAGCCTGATCACAGAGAAGGAGAAACTAGCCACTAACCTTGCAGAGCTGGAGGTTAACATCAAAGAGCAAACCACAAAGATAGATGACTACAAGACCCAGTGTGGCAGCTTAATGGAACTAAATGAGAAGCTGCTTAGCAGAGTGAAGAGAAATGAGGAGCTAAAGAAGGAAATGGCAGAAAACAGAGCAGTTCTTGAAAGTGAATTAGCAACTCTAAGGGCTTCTGAGAAACAACTTCGAAGCCAGCTGGATGATACCAAGGTGACGGTGGATGAAAAGGAGAAGAGGCTGCGTGAGGAGAACTGCAAGCTGGAAGAGAGTATGCAGCGAACCACCATGGCTGCAAAGCTCTCCGAGGCTACATCAAAGCGGCTGGAGCAGGAGAACCAGACTCTGAGAGAGGAGCAAGACACTGTGAAAGCAGCTCTTAGTCGCATGCAGGCCGATCTGAAGAGTGTTCATGGGCAGATCGGAGAGCTGGAGAAGAACTTAGGAGCGTCACGCAAGAATGAAGTCAGCCTTCAAGAACAGGTCCAAGCCAAGGAGGCACAGTTATTGAGTAAAGAGAAGACCCTCACTGAGCTCCAGTCCAAGTTGATAGCTCTAGAGGCCACAGAAAAGGAGCTTAAGATGGCAAAAGCTGACGCAGAAGCAACCTGCGCTAGACAAACAGAAGTGATTGAACGAGTTACATCTGAGAAGGACGTGATGGAGAAGTCTCAATTGGAGAGGAGCGCTGTCCATGTCAAGGAGAACCAGGAGGTGACTGGCAAACTGACTGTGGCTGAGAGCCAGTTGGAGGTGAGCATGAAAGAAGTGTCCAGGCTCCAGGCAGAAATCCTGGACCTCAGGGTGCGTGTACAGAGAGCTGAGGAGGACAAGCTAAAATCCCAAGCACAGCTGGAGGTGACAGAGACCCAAAGAGATGAGTTTAAGACTCTGACCGAGCAGCTGAAAGCACAGACAGAGGCACTAAATCAGACGCATGTAGCAGAGCTTTTGGAgtgcaaaaagaaagaagaggcgCTGATTGAACAGCGTGATCGAGAAGTAGCCGCCCATGCTGAGTTGGTTATCTCTGCCACTGCCGTCCGAGAAGAGGTGTCCACCCTGAAGGGCGAAAATAATAGGCTGGTTCTCGAGAATGGCGAGATACGTGAGGGTCTACACAGGGCAAACACAGAGATGGCAGAGCTGGGGATGACCATCTGTAAGCTAAGTGCAGAAAATGAGGAGGCCAGAGAGCACTGGGCAGGTGATGCTGCCAGGATCGAAGAGCTTAAGAAAGAGGTGGAGAGACTAGAAGAGGGCATGACAGAGTTACAGCAAGAGAATGAGAAACTAAAAGAGGAGCTGACACACAAAGATAACCTTCCAGGGACTGTTACAGTGCTCGAGGAGAAGCTGGAAAAGACCAAGAACCAAGTGCAGAGCCTCAAGCACTCCAGtcgagaggaggtggaggccatCAAGTTTCAAATGAGCTCAGAGAACATGAATCATCAGGGCCAGATTAAG AGTGTGAATGAACAGCTTGACAAAGTGAAAGCCCAGCTGCAGGAAGAACTGAAGAATGTGTCCAGTTTGCAGGCCAAAGTGTCTGAACTAGAG gCTAGGAACGAGCAGTACCTGCAGCTAAGTGTTGAGAAAGATGCTCACATCACGAAGACAGAGGCCACGGTACgcgagagtgagagtgagattCAGCAACTGAGAGATGCAGTGAGCAG TGCTGAGGGTGCACGCTTAGCTGCACAAAATATCTGTGAGGAATTAAAGCAGAAACTCAGCACAACAGAAGCTGACAAACAAAACCAGTTGTTGAAGATGACTGCAGAGATTGACGACCTCAACAGAACCAAGACCAACCTCGAAGAGCGGCTCATTGAGCTCATAAG GGACAAAGATGCTCTGTGGCAGAAGTCAGACGCTTTGGAATTTGAGCAGAAACTGCGTGAAGAGGAGCGCTGGTGGCTGGTGGATAAAGATGCCAAGAACTGCCTCGGCTGCCAGGGCCAGTTCACTTGGTACTTGCGCAGGCATCACTGCAG GCTTTGCGGACGCATCTTCTGCTACTACTGCAGCAACAACTATGTGATGACCAAACACAGCAAGAAGAAGGAGCGATGTTGCAGGGACTGTTACACTCAGCACAGCGCAGTGGTGGAGAGGTTCACAGAGGCTGAGCTGAGTCCTTCAGACACCCAGCCTCCTccacctggacctggacctcaACCACCTCCTGAGCCAGCCCCTTACAAACCCACTCCAAGGGTAACAG TCACAGACCCCAGCAACACAGCTGACGATGGGGCTTTCGACATCATCACAGAAGAGGAAGTGAATGGCGTCTACGACAGTGATACCACCTCTCAGACCACAGGTGGCTCCCTGGAGGGAGATCAAGACCGAAGGCCTCCAGGAGCACTGGATAT AGGAATAGGAGAGATGACCCCTGAGGACCCTGAAGAACATGTTCCCACTGTTCAGGATTCAGAGGTCAACCTTCTTAAATCAGGAGAAATCAC GATGGCTGTCCCTCTCAGCATTGACGATATTTCTCAGTTCGGTGATGGTTCCAGGGAGCTCTTCATCAAGTCCAGTTGTTACAGCGTGATAACTGTTGCCGTGGGTGACTGTGGGCAAACCATCAGCTGGATGTTTTCCTCAGAGCCAAAAAGCATTTCATTTAGTGTGGTTTATCGGGAATCCACCGACTTGCAGGTGGAACAGTCAAAG GTCTTGATTCCTCTGACTCGCTGCAATTCCCATAAAGAGACAATTCAGGGACAGTTGAAAGTCCGACACGCCGGCCTCTACACACTCATCTTTGACAACTCCTTCTCACG GTTTATCTCAAAGAAGGTCTTCTACCATCTGACCATGGAGAAGCCCATCATTTATGATGGAAGTGACTTTCCCTAA
- the ghrhrl gene encoding growth hormone releasing hormone receptor, like, giving the protein MSCLQIRGLRLVLCLAPIALSTLHPECEYIFQLEKDERHCLQYIAEQGNSSAEGCQPFWDKVVCWPHAVVGETVDIACPAVFSLFKNSTGSVSRNCTNGNWSRPFPPYYIACSVDDDIPETEQSYFATVKLIYTVGYSISLVVLTIAVLILLLFRRLRCARNCIHIQLFITFILKSVAVFIKDAALFSSDDTDHCTLSTFACKASVVFCHYCVMANFLWLLVEALYLNSLLLSSFSHSRRCLWGFGLLGWGVPVLFILLWIGSRVYFEDTECWDINEDSPYWWIIKGPIVVSIAVNFMLFMNIIRILVQKLNPRLIQFNNSSQYRRLTKSTLLLIPLFGTHYMFFNFLPDYFNVNLRLCIELCIGSFQGLLVAVLYCFLNQEVQKEVHMQWLRWQERSYGVVSPAAKGSQMDTPF; this is encoded by the exons ATGTCCTGTCTGCAGATCAGAGGGCTTCGTCTCGTTCTGTGCTTGGCTCCAATT GCATTATCGACCCTGCACCCTGAATGCGAGTACATATTTCAGCTGGAGAAAGATGAGCGTCACTGCCTTCAATACATTGCAGAGCAGGGCAACTCAAGTGCAGAag GTTGCCAACCATTCTGGGATAAAGTCGTCTGCTGGCCTCATGCCGTTGTTGGGGAAACAGTCGACATAGCTTgtcctgctgttttctctctcttcaaaaACAGCACAG GGTCAGTAAGCCGCAACTGCACTAATGGAAATTGGTCCAGACCCTTCCCACCGTACTACATCGCCTGCAGTGTGGATGATGACATTCCTGAG ACAGAGCAGTCATACTTTGCCACAGTGAAGCTGATTTACACCGTCGGTTACAGCATCTCTCTGGTGGTGCTGACTATTGCTGTGTTGATCCTGCTGCTCTTCAG GAGGCTGCGTTGTGCCAGGAACTGTATTCACATCCAGCTCTTCATTACTTTTATCCTGAAATCTGTAGCAGTGTTTATAAAGGATGCTGCTCTGTTCTCAAGTGATGACACCGACCACTGCACCCTTTCCACA TTTGCCTGTAAAGCCTCTGTGGTCTTCTGTCACTATTGTGTAATGGCCAATTTTCTCTGGCTCCTGGTGGAGGCGCTCTACCTCAATTcgctgctgctctcctccttcaGTCACAGCCGTCGATGTCTCTGGGGCTTCGGCCTGCTGGGATGGG GTGTACCTGTTCTCTTCATCTTGCTGTGGATTGGATCCAGGGTGTATTTTGAGGACACAGA ATGCTGGGACATCAATGAGGACTCGCCCTATTGGTGGATCATCAAGGGACCAATTGTTGTGTCCATAGCG GTCAACTTTATGCTCTTCATGAACATCATCAGGATTCTCGTACAGAAGCTCAATCCTCGTCTGATCCAGTTCAATAACTCCTCTCAATACAG ACGCCTGACTAAAtccaccctcctcctcatccctttGTTTGGCACTCACTACATGTTCTTCAATTTTCTGCCCGACTACTTCAACGTTAACCTGCGCCTGTGTATCGAGCTCTGCATAGGATCCTTCCAG GGGCTTCTTGTAGCAGTTCTCTATTGCTTTCTCAATCAAGAG